The sequence below is a genomic window from Candidatus Saganbacteria bacterium.
TCACAAGATGTCCGGCGCCTATTCCGTCGGCAGAAAGATAGTCCGCCAGTATCCCGCGGCCTTTTTCGCAGGATTCAAGCACCACGGCCCCCGCGCCGTCACCAAAAAGCACGCAGGTCCCCCTGTCTGTCCAGTCAAGATATTTTGCCAGCGTGTCAGTCCCCACGACAAGCGCTTTCTTGTATTTTCCGGAAGAGAAGAACGCGTGCGCGGTAGCAAGGGCATAATTAAACCCTGAACAGGCAGCCGAAACGTCAAAAGCGGCCGCGTTCTTTGCCCCGATCTTTCCCTGTATGATGCATCCGACTGACGGGAAAAGAGTGTCGGGGGTAGATGTGCCTACAATTATAAGGTCAAGTTCCTCGGCAGCAGTGCCCGCCGCTGAAAGGGCCTTTTTAACGGCAGTGAGCGCGAGGTCGGATGACGAGGTCTTTTCATCCGTCACCCTTCTTTCTTCAATGCCAGTGCGGGACCTTATCCATTCGTCAGAAGTCTCGACGGTCTTTGAAAGATCGGCATTGGTC
It includes:
- a CDS encoding ketoacyl-ACP synthase III translates to MKSAKIIGTGSALPEKILTNADLSKTVETSDEWIRSRTGIEERRVTDEKTSSSDLALTAVKKALSAAGTAAEELDLIIVGTSTPDTLFPSVGCIIQGKIGAKNAAAFDVSAACSGFNYALATAHAFFSSGKYKKALVVGTDTLAKYLDWTDRGTCVLFGDGAGAVVLESCEKGRGILADYLSADGIGAGHLVMPGGGSRNPRPKNEKERCISMDGKEVFKFAVKALETSLLKAVEEAGLSINDISLLIPHQANIRIIDHTSKKLSIPKERIFVNLQKYGNTSAASIPIALDEARRSGRIKKDDIIAIVGFGAGLTTGANIIRWEI